Below is a window of Phocoena sinus isolate mPhoSin1 chromosome 2, mPhoSin1.pri, whole genome shotgun sequence DNA.
CGGGTGAGAAACAGACGACACGTTCGGGGTCCCCTCTGGAGGCCACGCCTCAGGCCTCCGAGCTTCAGCGCCACCCTGGAAGCGGGCATCCTGCCTGCACCTGGTGGCTGCCTCGTCCCCAGGGTCAGGCACGGCCGCGGGTGGGGCATCGCCACCAGGAGCTGGAGCCAAGCTCCTAGCCCTGGACGTGGACCCTTTGCCGCTGCACCTCAGGCGTGCTGCCGTCTCCTTTCAGCATGTCTCCCGACGCGTGTCCCCTGCCATTCGCTGAGTTGCCATGTCCCTACCCTACCTGAGCTGCTGCCCCTGTGAGCCATCCGGGGCCAGTCAACCCTACTGCACACCTGGCCGCCGTGAGACCTGGGCTGAGCCCCGGGGGCTCCTTAGCTGTCAGTCCGTGAGGGCAGCTCCAGCAAGCACCCCAGACGTTTACCCTCGTGCTCGAGGCAGATACCTGTCGGGGGGGCTGGTTCTAGGGAGGCCGCGGGGGTCTGCTCCTGGAGTCCCGCACTCTGCGGGTTCCGTGCTCCAGCCTCTCCCCGGGCCCTCGAACCGCCCCCCTCTGCGGGTGTCCTTCTCCAAGGACCCGGCCCTGTGGGCCCGGCCCCCTGCGGCAGTGGGGCCTCTCCTTAACTGGTTCTGTCTGGGCCAACGGCCCCGCCTCCAGAAAAAGTCAAGGGACCAGGTGGGGTCGGCAGCTCCCGTGGAACTCAGCCCTAATGCCAGCTCCTCTCCCCCAACCTCGCGGTGTCGCAGCTGCAGTGACCTCCACGAGAAAGTGCTGTGCGCCAGCTGCGCCATGTTCGAGGCCTGAGGCCAGGAGAGGACGGCAGCCCTGCCTGGACGACCTCGCCGCCGTCCACGCTgagggactggggggaggggcgggaaggGACAGcctttctattttgtattttgttctccTGACCACAGAAGAGAATAAACCCTTTATATTTGGACAAGAGGACTCACTCGTCAGCACCCCTGGGGCCCGTGGTCTGCCCGGCTCCCACCTGGCAGCGCCCTGAGCTCCATGCCAGGTGCTGCCAATCGCCCCGTTGACAGGTGGGGACACTGAAGTCCAGAGCGTGTGAGCCCAGGTGGGGCTCCAGTGCCCCTCGGGGGTGGGGCCGCGTCCCAGGCTGTCCCTGAAATGCCACTGTCATGCGCCGCTGTCTGGGTGGCCGGGCCCCGGGTGACCTGCCTGTCAGTTCCGTCTGGGTGGTGCAGCCCGTGTGGCCCGAGGGAGGGGAGTGGAcgagagggggaagggaggggcgcAGCCCTGCGCGGGGCCTCCTCACCTGGGTCTCGGGCCCGGTTCCCACGCGCGGGGTCCTTGCAGCGCCGTGGGCCCAGGCCCTCAGGGTGAATCCGTGGGTAGTCAGTCCCAGCCCCTCCAAGAAACCCTGGAGGAGAAGAGAGGTTCTTTGGGGTGGGCAGCGGGGGCACCCACTGTTGGCGGGTCAAGTGACTGACTCTTGgagggggctgggccaggctggggtTTGCCCCCAAGTGCAGAGCCTAGGACCCCTGAAGCAGGAGCGGGGGTGGGCCACAGGGAGGCATGAGGTCTTGGGGGCGGCTGCAAGTGACCCCATGGGTCTTCCTGAGCTGAGAACATTCAGAGGCCTCTCCGGCTCGGCCGTGTGAGAGCAGCACGAGCCCTCATCGTGGGGTCacctcctctctcctggcttcctgTAGAGGCCCTGGGCCTCCGTCCCAGTGTCCACCTGCAGACCACGACCCCAGTGAGCACGTGAAGAGATGCTCAGGGAAACACAGCTCAGTTACACAGGAGATGCTGCCTCACACCCGGCAGGGGGCTGCTGTCCAACAGAGAACAAGTGCCGGCGGGGCCGTGCGGACCCGGGAGCCCTGTGCGCTGCTGTGGGGATGCAGGGTGACGCGGCCTCTGGAGCAGAATGGCTGTTCCTCAGAGACTGAAAAGTAGAGCTCACGTGGCCTGGCGACCCCACTCCTGGCAAATACCCAGCAGGGATTCGAGCAGATGTCTGTACGCCTGTGTTCATCGCAATAGCGTCTACAAGAgtaaaaatgtggaaacaaaCCACCTGTCCACgaagggatgaatggataagcaaatcgTGGTCcatccatacgatggaatatgatttggccttaaaaaggaaggagatccTGACGCAGACTGCAgcacggatggaccttgaggacgtCAGGCCGGGTGAAgtagccagtcacaaaggacagGTCCTGTGTGATTCCACTCCTGTGAGGTCCTTAGAGCCGTGGGGTTCACGGAGACAGACAGGGGAAGggtggggccgggggaggggcagtgagTGTTGAACGGGAGCAGAGTTAGTTTGtgaagatgaaaagttctggagacgatGGTGGTGCTGGTGCCACAGCCACGTAAAtgcatttaatgccactgaactggccacttgaaaatggttaaagcggtaagttttacatatattctaccaagtaagaatatttaaaatgttaaaaagacagTTGTTGAAAGCAAAACTAATAATGTGTGTTGGGGATTTTGAACATGTGGAAACAAAAGTGACCACAGCACGGAGACGGCAAGTGGAGGTGTGTGTTCTGAGGACCGTGCGTGTGAAGGGCTGAATTTCACTCCAAGGCAGGCTGCTGAGTGAGTTATGGACTGACATCCGACAGGCCGTGGCTACAGTCGTTCCTTCGGGAGAGGTTTGTTCTAAGTTCCACataggatcctggaacagaaaaggaacaTCAGTGAGAGAGTTGGTAAAATCGAAATAAGccaataaaagagagaaaatgggggacttccctggtcgtccaggggtgaagaatccgccttccaatacaggggacgtgggttcgatccctggtcagggaactaagatcccacatgctgaggaggaactaagcctgcgcgccacaactctGGCGCTCGCgtctcaacaagagagcccacgtgctgcaacctACGgggcccacgcgccctggagcccgagtgccacaaccggagagagaaaacccacacgccacaaccggagagaagcccacgtgccgcaactaagacctgacgtggccaaaaacatgaagaaaaatgtttttaaaaagataaaatgggtTGATAAAAAGTAGTTATTTAATCCAAAATGAGGgtgaaaaagaggaaggaaggcacaAAGAACTAAAGGGACGCACAGGGGAACAGCAAGGCGACGTTTAAGCTCAGCCACGTCTAGATCCCACTCCTGTACGTGACCTAAGCACCCCCGAGGGGTGGAGACCCACAGATCGTCAAAACAACAGTTGAGACCCAGCCAACTCTGTTGTCTGCAACAAATTCACCTTGAGTATGAAGACACAAGCAAATTCAAAGGGACAGGGTAGACTATCTGTTGAATGATGACCCGTCTTTGAGCAGACATCCCCGGAGTGGCATTTACTGGGAGGCAGACCCCGCCCCTATGCCGTCCCGACACCCCAGCCTGGCTGGCCCCTTGCTGGGAGCTGCCGACCTACCCGCAGCCCCCAGGGCCTCCAGCACCCAGCCATGCCTGCTGAAACGTGGGCACTACAGGTGCTAAAGGCActtctgttcctgtcttgctgtcCCTCCGGAGGCCCGGCCTGCTGCTTGGAAGGGCCGGGTGCGACATGGCAGGGCGTTCGGCCCCCGTGCAGGCCAGGCCGTGGGACCTCCACCCTGCTGGTCCTCGCTGCCCCAGGCCGCTGTTCACCAGGCCCCTCCGGCTCTGCTCTGGCCCTGCGGCCGGGACCGGATAGCGCCCAGGAGTTTCCTCCCCGAAGTGCCGGTCTCCCTGCACCCCTACCACTCCGCCCCGAGGCGCCTGCGCAGCCCCACCTCCGCGGAGGCCGGGAGGCTCTGGGGTCTCCGGCCTCGGCTCATTCCTTCTCGGCCCCACCCACCCGGATGGGACACACCATCAGGGTAAGTTTGTGCTCATGTCCATGCCCATGACCTTGAAGCCTGTCCCAGGCCAAGGAACGTCCCTAAGGCCATCACCCGCATCCCCCAGTTATCCCCCAACCATCCCCCCATCATCAGCCAGGGAGGCCCCACGAGAAAGCGCAGCTCGTGCCCCTCCGCCCGGCCAGCTGGCCGCCACCCCCCCACATGCCCCAGCTCCAGCTTCAGAGGCACCTCCCGGTTTTCCACACCACATCTGGCGCTTTGGGGTACCGTTTGCTCGAAGTTCGAGGATAATGGAAAGGTACTGCTGTAGGTTCTGGTGTctacaatatacattttttttcctttttttatgtgttaaaatacacacCTCTTCAAGACCCTGCCTTCAGCTCTTTGGGGTATAtgtgtacccaggagtggaattgctgggtcacgtggtagttctgtttttatttttttgaggaacttccatactgttttccagaggctgagccattttacattcctacccaCAGCGCACAGGCTTCCAATTTGAAGGACGTTTTTACGTATCTGAAATCTGGATCCAAAGCATCATCTAGCAGGTAACATTTGGTGTGTTTGTGGTTTCCAAAAAAGCTGTGGGAGCCTGTCAAAACTGAGCCATCAGGCACCGCCCAGAGAGGCACCCGCAGGCCTGACTGACCCCACCCACCTCATGCTCCGCGCAGGCGCCCCTTCCAGCAGAAGGGGCAGCCACCCCGCCCCAAGGAATGTCTCGTCGGGGTCACGGGCCCCGGAGCCCAGAGAAGCAGGctgctctgccccctcccccgggcCCAGGCGCCAGGCCCAGTGAGAGGTCCGTCCCGGCCACGCCTGCGGGGTTGAGTCCCCGTGAGAGAGGAGGAGCTGAGGCTCCGCCCACCCCTCTCTGGGCAGGCGCCTGGAGGCCGACGCGCGGGCCAGCGCCGGCAGCCGGCTCCTCCCCGCACCCACCAGGTGGCGCCCACGGCACGTCCCGCTGGGCTGCTCGGGCGCCCCGGACCCACTCCCGGCTGTCCCAGGCTTGCGGTGTGACCGCCGGCAGGCCGCTCTCTCGGTCCTCCTCGGGCCCTAGGGCCTGGCAGTGACCCGAGTCTCGGCCTTGGCCAGCTTCCTGGTGGTCGGGGTCTGCGGCATTGCACGGACAGAGCTGGTAGGCAGGCGGCTGTGCAGTCTGGGTGGCTTCCTTGGGGCATGGGGCTGGGGTGAAGCCAGGTGGAGACAGGGACGGCCAGGGCATCCCCCGCTCCGGTGAGTCCCGccggagtggggtggggggacatcgTCCCTCGAAGGTCATCCCTGGGGCCTCCGGGCAGGAAGGACAGGGCGCTCCCCTCAAGCGGACCGGCTACATGCTCCTTCACATGCCACCCAGCAAAACAAGCCACAGAGTTGAAAAGcaatttttattgaagaatttgGAGGGAAAGTCTCATAATAGTAAAAATACTAAAGTTGAGTATAAAAAAACGCCACGGTGCAGCGCAGGGTCCGGCCGGGAGACACGGGGGGTGCAGCGACGGCCCCTCCGAAGGGTGTCAGGTGGGGCCAGGGCAACAGCAGGAGAGTGAAGCTTCTACGAGGACAGGTGCTACCAGGGGAAGCCATCGGGTGAGACCGTCCCAATGGGGAAGGGGGCGGAGCGAGGGCCCTCTCCTGAGATTAGAAGCCCCAGCATGCACGCGAACAGCGTAATACTCGGCAACAGATGTCACCTGGCTCTTCTATCTTGCCGGCGAACGCCGGCCCAACCCCACTGCAGGGgccaccctcctccagcctcagtgcTGGGGCTGCTGCGTGCCCCACCCAGAGCGAGAGGGGGCCAGGCCAGCACACCACGGCAAGGTGGCTTCTGGGGCCCGCGGGCCGGGCCGAGGCAGGGGCAGCCAGGGACAGCCGGCGAGAGGGACGGAGGGGCCGCGGGCAGGGCCCACCCAGGCCCGATTGCACTTGGCTGCAGAAGTCCTCAACGTTTTCCTACGCGAATCTAATTGTTCCGAAGGCCGCGGCCACGTCTGGAGAACTGgatgaataaattaagaaaaaccgCAGGATGTCTTCCTCCCGACCTGGCTGGCCGAAAGGACACCGCCCCCAAGGCGGGCAGCCCTGCCCACAGCACGGGGCGTCTTCCCATCCGTGTTGGAGGACGGCAATGGTTCCGCCCAAACGCATCCGGAAATAAGAAACATTAAGTACAGATCATCCGTGCGAGGCTTCCTCCCGAGTCTTGCAAGCCCTCGTCCGGAGCACCTGGCTGCCCACGGCGGCGTCCCAAGCGCGCCGGCTGGCCCCTCAGGCCGTGCCGCTGGCCGAGTAGGAGAACTGGGGGAAGTGAGGCCTCCGCTCGCTGTCCACGCCCTCCATGCTGTCGTCTGCGGGCGGGAGGGGCGGTTCAGCTCCGGGCACCGGGCAAGTGAGGCCGGCCCCAGGGCTCGCCTCCCAGACTCCGCGTCCAGCCTCAGCGAGCCCCCACCCCACGATCCCGGGGCCGGGGGCCGCGGCCCTCCCGCCCTGACGGCCACCCGTGAGGGAGCCTTCCCAGTAAAATGCTGAGCACGGAGTTCTGTTGCCTGGAGAGGAGGAAGGCGTCTGCAGGGAGGCCCCCTCACCTCGGTCGGGCGGCGTGATGGTGATAATCTGGGCTGTGAACTCTTCGTCAAAATACCTGGTGTCCGTCTCGGACGTGACCTGAGGCTTGAAGGGTGGGCTGAGCTGCAGGAAGGGGGCTGCGTTACAGGTCTCGCCCTGTACTGCCCGGCACACCTGGACCTGGACCTGGACCTGGACCCAACTCAGGACCCACCCAGGAGCCAAGGCTGGGGCCAGGCCTTCCTCTGCCCACGTGCCCTCTGGGGCCTCGCCCTTCAGGGATCCATCCACCTGCGGGGCCACCGGCCTCACTCGCGGCCCCCGGACGGCAGAGTGGCCCGGCAGCGTCAGGCCACAGAGAGGACTCACCACAACGCAGGATGCAAGGGCAACTGCAGAGGGACAGGCTGGCGGGAGGAAGGACCCCCACTCCCCCGACCCCGGGCCCGGGTGCAGGGCTGCCTGGGAACTAGCAGGGGGTCTCTCGGGTCGGGGCTGGGACTAGAGCCCTtggagggaggcccaggaggcGGCAGGACcctggctggagcagagcagggtggagagcCCTGTCTCACAGGGACAAAGGCCCAGCCGGCCATGTGTGGCCTGCAGGGGAGGGGCGGGCTGGAAACGGGGTGGAAGCACGCTTGGAGACAGGCACCCAGCACGCCTAGGGGCAACCGTCCTAAGCCTGCTGGCCACCCCACCAGCACgggccagggcctggggctcCCAGGTCCCTCCGAGGGCAAAGTGCAGAGGCACACGTGCAGGAAGCAGCTGCCGAGGCCCCTCACGTGTGCTTGCGGGGTGTGAGCAGGTGGGTGTGAGCGGGCGTGGGGGGAGGGGCGTACACGGGCCCCTCGCACCTTCTTCTCATACACGTCCTGCCACGCGATGCTGGCGAAGAAGCGGTGCTGCATGATCTCCTTGGCGTCCTCGGAGCCCCCGCCGAGCCTGTGGGAGACGGAGGCCGCGGTCACCCGCCGGGGCCCAAGGTtcagcccctcccccacaggCCGCGGTCACCCGCCGGGCCCAAGGTTCAGCCCCTCCCCCACGGGCAGCGGCCCGGGCAGCGGCGGCAGGTGCCGGGTGCTGGGTGGGCAGGAGCTGCCCGCCGAGCCTGTGGGAGACGGAGGCCGCGGTCACCCGCCGGGCCCAAGGTTCAGCCCCTCCCCCACGGGCAGCGGCCCGGGCAGCGGCGGCAGGTGCCGGGTGCTGGGTGGGCAGGAGCTGCCCGCCGAGCCTGTGGGAGACGGAGGCCGCGGTGACGGGGTCGCCACCCGCCGGGCCCAAGGTtcagcccctcccccacaggCAGCGGCCCGGGCAGCTGCGGCAGGTGCCGGCAGGGCCGGCTCTTCCCGAGCAGGTGTGAGCAGGCCCTCCGCCCGGGACATCACACACGGCCACCAGCACGGTCGTTCCCTGGGGGGTTCGGGGCACAGGTGGCCGGGgggcagcccagggcagggctcaCCGCTGCTTGGGGTCCTTCTTGAGCAgccctgagagcagggacttggCCTCAGGGCTGAGCGTGCGTGGGAAGCGGATCTCCTCCATGAGGATGAGCTCGAAAAGCTTCTCGTGGTCCTGGTTGTAGAAGGGCAGGCGGCCGCACATCATCTCGTACATGACCACGCCCAGCCCCCACCAGTCCACCGCCCGGCCGTAGTCGTTGTCCTCCAGCACCTGgggttgcagggcacgggctcagAGGGCACCTGAGACACGGGGACTCGGGGGtcgggaggggggaggggggactcgGGGCGCGGCAGACGCGCACCTCGGGGGCCAGGTACTCAGGCGTCCCGCAGAAGGTCTTCATGGTGGCGCCATCCTTGATGCCCTCCTTGCACAGCCCGAAGTCCGTGATCTTGATGTGCCCGTCCTTGTCCAGCATGAGGTTCTCCAGCTGCAGGAGGCGGCCTCCGGGTCAGCCCGCCTCCACGCCGCCTCCACGCCCCGCCCCCATTCCCGCCCCAGATCCCCGGCCCCGCCCACCTTGAGGTCCCGGTACACCACGTTCTTCTCCGAGTGCAGGTAGTCCAGGGCAGACACGATCTCGGCGCCGTAGAACCGGGCCCGGTCCTCGGGGAACACCCGCTCCCGGGACAGGTGGAAGAAGAGCTGCGGGACGGGGAGCCTGAGCGGGGCCGGTGACCTGGGCCAGGGTCACGGGGCGGAGGCCCTAACCAGGCGGGGAGCGGGGAGGGCAGCCACCCAGACACCCGAGGCTCAGAAAGGGCCGCCCCGGGACCCGGGCCCTACCTCGCCTCCGTTGGCGTACTCCATGACGAAGCACAGGCGGTCGTGGGTCTGGAAGGAGTACTTCAGGGCCTGTGAGGGAAGCAGAGCTGGAACCCGGCCCTCAAGCTGGGCGGGAGCTTCGCCCTGTTCAGGGCGGGAGATACCCTGCTGCCCCACCGGCCGCGCCCGAGGACGAGTGGCTGCAGGTCCAGGGACCGAGAGGCGGCGCCCCTTTAGGGCCGGCCCTGCTGCCCTCACACCTGAAACCACAGGCGGCCTCGCTTTAAAAGAAAGGCCCGCTGATGACTGCTTGCTCACAGAAACACGGACGGGAGATCCTCCCCGGCTCTGGGCTCCCGCACGGCCAGGCCGGCCGCACTGATCAGGGAATGTGCGGAACGCGACGTTAGCGTCCCGTACAGGGACCCACTGGAGGGTGGAGGGCACGACAGAGCCTGCCTGGCCTTCTCCTCACAATCCTCCAGCCAGACAGAGggaaaaagagcaaaatgaaGCAGACGAGGCAAAGCCACGGTAACGAGTAACGTCTGGACGAACAAACACGATGTCTGCTCTTGAAGTCATGTTTCTCATAAGAAAACGTGTCAGGAAAAACATCGCTGCAAGTCTGACCACTGCTCTGCCCCTGCTTCGGATCAGACCGTCCCCTGGAGCGAGGACAGCTGTGCTGAGCGGAGGGGACGGGCCCACGGTGGTCCCGGGCACAAGACCTCAGAGGCCGGCGCCAGGTCGCCCAAGGCCTGAGTCCTGAGCCCCGTCCGCCTGACTGCTGACCTTCTGGGGGCGGAGCTGGCTGGGCCTGGCAGCCTAATTCCGGGCACTTCCCTGTTGCTCCAGAAGGCCAGGGGTTTTCCATACACCCCTCCTGGCCCGGGTTCCCCCAGGACAGGGACCTCCCGGAGTGAGCCTCAAAGGGGAAGCAGTGCAAGACCGTGCAGAAGGGTGGGCATGGGGAGCGTGGCCCCCCAGGGTCTCAGCGGGCCAGAGGGCAGGCCAGGCCTCCTGCCCTCTCTGTGCACCAGTGACCCCACACCATGCACCTCCACCCGCCCCTCCTGGAGGCCCGCCCGCCGTCCACGGGGCCCTGAGCCCACCAGATTCACAGGGGAGGAGGGGTTGGTGCGAGTGACCGCGCGACCCCAGCACCTGGTGCCCGAGCCGTCCCCCGGGGTCCAGAGGGGACTCACCGTCAGGAAGGGGTGCCGGGAGTTCTGGAGGACGCGGTTCTCCGTGAGCGTGTGGGCCACCTCGTCCTGGAAAACAGGGCCCACTGAGCCGCCCACCCCGCCTGGCCCGGCCCCGGCcctggccccggccccggcccctaCCTTGGCCACAATGACCTCCTTCTTCAGGATCTTCATGGCATAGTAGCGGCCCGTGGCCTTCTCCTTCACCAGGATCACCTTCCCGAAGGTGCCTTTGCCCAGCAGCTTCAGGTACTCAAACTCATTCATGGTCTGCGGGTAGCGGGCAGGCACCAGGGTCAGGGGGCAGCATGGTGACTGCTGGAGGCCCAACAGTGGTGAGGGGTGCCAGAGGCCGGGGCCCCCGCGGCCAGCCTCGGGGCCGAGCACAGGTGGGGCCCGAGGGGTCCAGGGCTCGTGGGAGACCACGGGGCTGTGCGCCCCGACTTGGAGCCCTGGGGTTCGGGGGGACGGTGGGAGCAACGGCACCCGGGCCTTCCCGAACCCGGCGTCCCTCCCTCACTCCTGTGCGAGGAGCTGGGCGGGGCAGGGCCCCAAGGGCAGGGCCGGGCCTCACCACGCGGTGCTTGGGCTTGGCCAGCGCCACCTCCATCTCCTCCGCCCCTGAGTTCTCGCCAGGCGAGCCCGACCGGAAGTCCATCatctcctcctcctgcctcttgaGCCCGTCGGCCACCGTCTGGATGGCGGTTGTCCACTCCTCCCTGCAGGGCAGTCAGTCGGCTGaggccccagccccgcccaggTCTGGGGCCGCCCCCTCCGAGGTCCCTGGGCTTGGGGCACCGGGACTCGTCTCCAGCGCGTACCGCTCCTCGGGGGTCTCTACATGGAACGTGCGCTCGATGACCGTGGTCCACTGCAGGCAGCGGATGATGAAGGTGTTGGGCCGCGGCCGCTCCGTCTTCATCAGCTGGCATTCTGGGGGCAGGCGAGCATCTGTCTGCACTGAGCCCCGGCCCACCCGCCACAGCCCAGCCCTCCCCAAGCCTCGGTCTCCCGCCCTGTAAAAGGGGGCCGGGACCCCCACTCCAGCTGGGACCCTGCTCAGAGAGCTCAGCGGCGCCCCTCAGGGGGTGTCTGGGGGCCGGTCAACCCTCCGTGGTCCTTCCTTAGGTCTCCAAGCCCCCCTGCCAGCCAGGACACGGCCTTCAACCAGCCGGAGGGTGAGGGGTTTGGGAGGGCAACTCGCCCTCCCCGAGCAGAACCATCCCACCGCTTTCCCAGCGTCACGATGACCAGCTCTGCCGGCCCCCTCGCGGCGCAGGGCCAGTCCCGGGACGGAGAGAGATAGTGACTCACCCTCCGGAGAAGCTGCCTGTCCACCCCCGAGGCCACTGGGGCTGCACCCTCCCCACACTGCTGCCCATGCCCCCAGGTGCACACGGGAGTGGAAACAGGCACATGCACACCCGGGACACGCACACCTGCAGCCGAGGAACCGTGGAGGTGCCCCAGGCCCGGAGAGGGGCTGGATTCCAGCCCAGCCTGTATGAGGCGGGAGGGGGCCGCGGGGCCAGCGCAGGGGTCTCCGACATTCCAGCGTCTAGGCCCTGGCAACCGCGAGGGGCCCCGGCCGGCCTCAGCCGAGTGCAAGGGAGCGAGGAATGGTCTGCCAGGCCGCGGGgccaggagggggctgggggcccagccTTATGCGGAGGGCGGCCTGTGTCTACAcggggcaggggagagaggaaaacCTGTGCGGCCAGCCTTCCGGGTCCCCACACGCCCCCTCCCACTCGCTCAGCCCATCGGAGACCACCGGGAGCCCCCAGGGCTCGGGCGCCTGACACCCACCCAGGGCCTGACTTCTCATCTCTCCACCCTGGAACCCAGCCCCAAGGAAGAGCCCCTGCTACAGAGGCCCCCGCACAGCCGCTCCCCCCTCCCGCACGCCTCTGCTCCTGCGTCTGAAGCCCCTGCTGGCCTAATGCCCGGGTCAGGGCCCCAGTCCCACCCACTGCTCAGGAAGCCCCTCTGGGCGGTGCCCACCTCCCATGCGCCTCCCGAGAGCCCCCCCCCACCGTGCTCCCCTGCATTCAGCCTGGGGAACACTCCCGAGGGGCCTCAGCCCCCCAGCAAGGCAGCATCCCCCTGGCCGAGGATCCTTCCCAAGCCCGGAAGCCCCCAGGCTGACCCAGGAGGCCCTGCGGGGAGCCAGACACACTGCAGTGAGGCTCCCACGCGGCCACAAGGCTGCGGGGACGGGGGTCTGCCTCCTtggcctcccctcacccccaggcccCCGTTCTACCTGCTGCTTTGCTGAGACTTGAGGAGCCTGGGAGGGGGTTCAGGGCTCACAGGAACCAGGCCCTGCTAAAGCACCCCCAAGGGAGCCTCCCTTGTGGCGCAGGGCCTCTGCTCCTCCCACTAGAAGCCCTGCAGCACGGGGCCAGGCAcactggggggtgggcaggacgGCCCCCACCTCAGAATATCTGCAGGCGTGGAGGCTGGGAATCCTTCCCCGTCAGCCGAGGACGGGCCACCTGTGCTACGCCCCCTCCTGAGACCCTGGACCAGAACCTGCGGTCTGGCGGCAGGGGGTGTGTGTGCAGCCAGAGGACCCCGAGCTCCCAGGCACGTGGCAGGGAGGGCAGAGCCAGCCGGAGGGTGGGGGTTGAATGAAGGAGCCTGGGGTGGAGC
It encodes the following:
- the AKT1 gene encoding RAC-alpha serine/threonine-protein kinase isoform X1; translated protein: MNDVAIVKEGWLHKRGEYIKTWRPRYFLLKNDGTFIGYKERPQDVEQRESPLNNFSVAQCQLMKTERPRPNTFIIRCLQWTTVIERTFHVETPEEREEWTTAIQTVADGLKRQEEEMMDFRSGSPGENSGAEEMEVALAKPKHRVTMNEFEYLKLLGKGTFGKVILVKEKATGRYYAMKILKKEVIVAKDEVAHTLTENRVLQNSRHPFLTALKYSFQTHDRLCFVMEYANGGELFFHLSRERVFPEDRARFYGAEIVSALDYLHSEKNVVYRDLKLENLMLDKDGHIKITDFGLCKEGIKDGATMKTFCGTPEYLAPEVLEDNDYGRAVDWWGLGVVMYEMMCGRLPFYNQDHEKLFELILMEEIRFPRTLSPEAKSLLSGLLKKDPKQRLGGGSEDAKEIMQHRFFASIAWQDVYEKKLSPPFKPQVTSETDTRYFDEEFTAQIITITPPDRGEGASLQTPSSSPGNRTPCSAFYWEGSLTGGRQGGRAAAPGPGIVGWGLAEAGRGVWEASPGAGLTCPVPGAEPPLPPADDSMEGVDSERRPHFPQFSYSASGTA
- the AKT1 gene encoding RAC-alpha serine/threonine-protein kinase isoform X3, producing MNDVAIVKEGWLHKRGEYIKTWRPRYFLLKNDGTFIGYKERPQDVEQRESPLNNFSVAQCQLMKTERPRPNTFIIRCLQWTTVIERTFHVETPEEREEWTTAIQTVADGLKRQEEEMMDFRSGSPGENSGAEEMEVALAKPKHRVTMNEFEYLKLLGKGTFGKVILVKEKATGRYYAMKILKKEVIVAKDEVAHTLTENRVLQNSRHPFLTALKYSFQTHDRLCFVMEYANGGELFFHLSRERVFPEDRARFYGAEIVSALDYLHSEKNVVYRDLKLENLMLDKDGHIKITDFGLCKEGIKDGATMKTFCGTPEYLAPEVLEDNDYGRAVDWWGLGVVMYEMMCGRLPFYNQDHEKLFELILMEEIRFPRTLSPEAKSLLSGLLKKDPKQRLGGGSEDAKEIMQHRFFASIAWQDVYEKKLSPPFKPQVTSETDTRYFDEEFTAQIITITPPDRDDSMEGVDSERRPHFPQFSYSASGTA
- the AKT1 gene encoding RAC-alpha serine/threonine-protein kinase isoform X2, whose protein sequence is MNDVAIVKEGWLHKRGEYIKTWRPRYFLLKNDGTFIGYKERPQDVEQRESPLNNFSVAQCQLMKTERPRPNTFIIRCLQWTTVIERTFHVETPEEREEWTTAIQTVADGLKRQEEEMMDFRSGSPGENSGAEEMEVALAKPKHRVTMNEFEYLKLLGKGTFGKVILVKEKATGRYYAMKILKKEVIVAKDEVAHTLTENRVLQNSRHPFLTALKYSFQTHDRLCFVMEYANGGELFFHLSRERVFPEDRARFYGAEIVSALDYLHSEKNVVYRDLKLENLMLDKDGHIKITDFGLCKEGIKDGATMKTFCGTPEYLAPEDHEKLFELILMEEIRFPRTLSPEAKSLLSGLLKKDPKQRLGGGSEDAKEIMQHRFFASIAWQDVYEKKLSPPFKPQVTSETDTRYFDEEFTAQIITITPPDRGEGASLQTPSSSPGNRTPCSAFYWEGSLTGGRQGGRAAAPGPGIVGWGLAEAGRGVWEASPGAGLTCPVPGAEPPLPPADDSMEGVDSERRPHFPQFSYSASGTA
- the AKT1 gene encoding RAC-alpha serine/threonine-protein kinase isoform X4; its protein translation is MNDVAIVKEGWLHKRGEYIKTWRPRYFLLKNDGTFIGYKERPQDVEQRESPLNNFSVAQCQLMKTERPRPNTFIIRCLQWTTVIERTFHVETPEEREEWTTAIQTVADGLKRQEEEMMDFRSGSPGENSGAEEMEVALAKPKHRVTMNEFEYLKLLGKGTFGKVILVKEKATGRYYAMKILKKEVIVAKDEVAHTLTENRVLQNSRHPFLTALKYSFQTHDRLCFVMEYANGGELFFHLSRERVFPEDRARFYGAEIVSALDYLHSEKNVVYRDLKLENLMLDKDGHIKITDFGLCKEGIKDGATMKTFCGTPEYLAPEDHEKLFELILMEEIRFPRTLSPEAKSLLSGLLKKDPKQRLGGGSEDAKEIMQHRFFASIAWQDVYEKKLSPPFKPQVTSETDTRYFDEEFTAQIITITPPDRDDSMEGVDSERRPHFPQFSYSASGTA